The region ATTCCTTTATTGCAATGGGCGCGGTGATGTCATTTGCCAGTACAAGGTCAATATCCGCTATCACCAGTTCGCCCGGTTCCACCTGTTTCTTACCGCTTTTGGCGGCCAATATCTTTTCCGCAATGTTCATTCCCATTATCTTCGCTCCTTTTGCTTATATTATTTTTTTGCCGCTTTTTTCTTTTTTGCTTTCTTTACCGCAGCTTTCTTTGTATCCGAATTTTTCTTTTCCATGGAAAGCTTGGTAATGGCCGACAGGTACGCTTTCGCGCTTGCTTCAAGAATATCTGTTGAAGCGCCGCGCCCTGTAACTTCATTTGATTCTTTTGCCACTCTGACAGTTACTTCGCCCATAGCTTCCGTGCCTTTTGTGACCGCCTTTATCTGGTAATCCGTAAGCTTAAGGTTTGTCTCTCCGGTTATTTCGTTTATTGCTTTGTACATAGCGTCCACCGGCCCGTCGCCTATTGCCGCTTTCGTGCACGACTTTCCGTCTTTGGTTATTTCAAGGGTGGCTGTCGGCACTATTTTATTTCCCGTTGCCACATAAATATAATCCAGATTGTAAATGCCGTGCGAGCTTGCGTCATTTCCTTCCATCATACGTACAAGGTCCTCGTCAAAAACTTCTTTTTTCTTATCAGCAATTGTCAGAAATTTAGCATACGTATCAGGCAGCTGCGCTTCGCCAATTTTATAGCCAAGATAGTTCAGCCTGTGCTGCAGCGCGTGTTTGCCGGAACGCGCTGTCAGTACCAATTCATGACCCGGAATACCTATATCCTGCGGAGTCATTATGCCAAAAGTGGATTCGTGCTTTAAAATGGCATCCTGATGAATTCCTGAAGCGTGCGCAAAGGCATTTTCACCCACAACAGATTTATTCGGCTGAACAGGCATACCGGTCAGCCTGGTGACAAGTTTTGATGTCCTGTAAATTTCTTCTGTATTAATATTTGTAACAGTTTTATAAATATCTTTTCTTACACGCATTGCCATTACAATTTCTTCCAGCGCCGCGTTGCCCGCGCGTTCTCCCAGCCCGTTGATGGTACATTCAACCTGCCTGGCGCCGTTTAAGACAGCCATAAGCGAATTTGCCGTTGCCATACCAAGGTCGTTGTGGCAGTGAACCGCAATCACGGCTTTGTTTATATTCGGGACTGTGTTCATAAGTTTTTTAATCAGGTTGCCGTATTCGTATGGTTCAGCGTAGCCTACGGAGTCCGGAATGTCCACGGTGCGCGCGCCGGCTTTAATTACTTCTTCCACTATTCTGCAAAGGTAGTCAAAA is a window of Candidatus Goldiibacteriota bacterium DNA encoding:
- a CDS encoding 2-isopropylmalate synthase — encoded protein: MAQDKVIIFDTTLRDGEQVPGASLTKNEKIQIALQLEKLGVDVIEAGFPMSSPGDLISVAEIAKAVKKPIIAGLCRAVRKDIDACREAFKKTSKGRIHTFIGTSPQHVHYITRTTEEEVLRRAIDAVKYARNYCGDVEFSAMDATRTDFDYLCRIVEEVIKAGARTVDIPDSVGYAEPYEYGNLIKKLMNTVPNINKAVIAVHCHNDLGMATANSLMAVLNGARQVECTINGLGERAGNAALEEIVMAMRVRKDIYKTVTNINTEEIYRTSKLVTRLTGMPVQPNKSVVGENAFAHASGIHQDAILKHESTFGIMTPQDIGIPGHELVLTARSGKHALQHRLNYLGYKIGEAQLPDTYAKFLTIADKKKEVFDEDLVRMMEGNDASSHGIYNLDYIYVATGNKIVPTATLEITKDGKSCTKAAIGDGPVDAMYKAINEITGETNLKLTDYQIKAVTKGTEAMGEVTVRVAKESNEVTGRGASTDILEASAKAYLSAITKLSMEKKNSDTKKAAVKKAKKKKAAKK